The Melitaea cinxia chromosome 16, ilMelCinx1.1, whole genome shotgun sequence genome contains the following window.
tttttactgggtgtaccgattttaataatttttaatttaatcgaaagctgatgtttgtcatgtggtcacatataaattttattgagatctgataactactttttgagtaatctttgataacgcgtagctactagactattttttcgtcgatctacgtcgatgtaattgaagtcggttttttttcgtttgcgagcaaacacaattatctcaaGTCAAATGTAGAACGAAGTTCTACAGGAAGGTTTACAGAAAAAGATAAACTGTATATGTTTGGTATGGCATTGCTTTATcagttataatatttctttgatAGTGGATAGtatctttaattttatctcTTGAAATGTgagtaattgaaatattattctataatttaaaagtaagttaTATTGCTTATGtaatattgttacatttattacttaaaGTGAATTTTAAACGGATTGGTATTTTTAGTTTCAtaacattgtaaatattttattgttgtcattaattaataatgtttttgttcTGTGGCATGtaatttttgctatttaataattttaatatatttctgaaataaatgattattattattattaaataaaatatcaaatctgtacaaacagacaatttcttcttatataatatagataagagaaacaataaaaacaaccaaacgattttataaaatattttaataaaaaaaaaatatatttagttttcacagattattattttcttgtttcattgtttttgctgcactgtttatcacatagattgtatctttttttcttctgtaaataaataaataaataaataaattttgtgttcCTTTAAGAAGATTTAAATTGCAGAACTTGATTAATTGCTACAGATGTTAaaagtgtatgctacctcaaattgcttattttccactcggcaggatgtccatatcttccaaaccactgaatatttaagtttgaaatttgtgtatggtaaagttcagaaCATAAACTATCtctcatatgtttcgaaaacacgattccataaaattttctcgatacaaaaaaattgcaaagttacctctatttttgtactaaaaccttaatatctcagtaaatatagaagttatgaacttgagattaagcatggtaattgaaataagtatgaagaacattttatatgttgcgttttaaaaaaaataactattggtaatTGGTCACTATTGGttggtaatgtttgtggggagaaaatacatataattcgcgcgatgaacaagaagcgctctcaattctcatgtgtgtcAGTActggtgaaatctgaattcgagctgaggtagtgtagccccttaattataattatttcttttgttttcagAAACAATGAGTAGCGTTATATGTCAGGGACTTCGGTCTCCGGTGCGCAGGTTGGCGGCGTTGAGGAAATCAAAAACGATATCAACTTCAATAGTGCACAATGAAACTATACTGGTTAAGAATAATCAAGAATTTGTTACTAAGGTAAGGTCTATCACAttcagaaaataatatttactaggACAAAAAGTTGACCtaaacctagttgtataaattttattttatacaactaggtaggTAAACGAGCGTACGACTCACATAATGGCAAGCGACTACCATAGCCTATACgcgcctgcaacagcagaagcatcccaaacgcgttgccgattcTACCCCGGACCCTCACCAGCAGttttggtcaccttattcatCACAAGAACACAACTTTACTTCAAAGCAATGctatttacctgtgatcttctgtaaggtcaagataGTCCCCAGTCCCCCCCTAGTCGAGCTGATCGAGATTttcagcaggatatttcttgctgtaccctacctcagttgactTTCCCCTTttgatatgtacgattttatttttgtgttacccacacattacgAATTctacacatttttaaatatcatatcaaaaattgaccgttctaGCGGGGATCgatcgcttaaaccgaaaataaaatcatcatatcaaaaatttcgaatgTGTTCGAAATGTGTAGAATTTCCCCTTTTGACTAAAATTCGGAGATAAATTTTCTCAGAAATGACATTCAGTTAATTTGGATATGTTGCCTCCGTAAACTAATAGACCCCAGATTCCATTGAAAACTTTGGCTGTTTTTGAGAATGTAAAATAGTCAAGGATTTTTTaggcaacccatttttaatctaatcttctaatatataaaattcttgtgtcgcggagtttgtagttaaactcctccgaaacggcttgacggaatctcataaaattttgtgtgcatattgggtaggtctgagaatcgaacaacatctatttttcatccccctaatgttaagggtagtccacacctaatttttttttaatttttagataaattatttattctttattttattatgatttggcattgaaaaatacatagaaccctaaattttcacccttctaccaccaacccctattttaaatagcgtttagtggcaagacaacgtttgccgagtcagctagtatattatctaatatactaaatttattataaagtaagtttcattctattatcaactcggtgaagatcgacagGTTCGGAtctatgactagcccgttggcacagtttctAGTGGcactgctttctgttccgcggattgcgggctcgattcccgcctgagtctaggtgttatatttgtatttatatatttatatatgtattatttatatgtatctttataaaaaaaatatagttataacagtcggctgttacctgtaacacaaacattaagttgcttaccataagaacagacgaccagagatgttatatgatatttattattattatcttctaTCATTAGAAAGCTgtgattgatttttatttgtatagattaaccTTTTAATCTTCTTTTCTAGGTAATGAATAACGACAAGCCTGTGATAGTGAATTTCCACGCAGACTGGTGTGAACCCTGCAAGATCCTGACTCCCAAACTGAAGGAGCTAATCGATCCATTGACCAACCTGGATCTGGCCATAGTCGACGTCGAAGAGAACGCTGACCTCGTGCATACCTTTGAAGTTAGTATTCTTAGAATGGTACAGTTCTGAATTTTTCAGCCAGTCCGTTCGCGATGAGAAAgtaaatataaactattttttattcattacacAAATGGGTGAAGATCTTTCATAGTTCAGATCTTCTACTACACTAACAATAGGGTAGGGTATCAGGAACTAAGTTTCTGGCTACCTATGTAATGGAAAAATCCTATTGCAGCCATTTATTGACACATGCGGCCTGCTAGATGATGTACACCACATGCTAAGTGaatgttataaatacgaaacggagagagaatcattgatgaaacgatttagtataaataaatttgatatgggtacttttattctgtgttaacagaacctttgtctgatgcagcaaatttgttagttaatatgatcttacatcatcaatgattctttctccatttcttagacatagtgagaattagggtatgatggggctggcatgtctgtgtagacaaaagtccctaaaaataaagaataaaaaaaaaaaagtttttggcTACCTATGTACTGGACCAATCTTTGTCCTATTGTTGGAAATATATAGTTAGTTTCagtgtaattatattaataaaaataaactctctctttatataatactaactgtgcccgtgacttcgtccgcgtgaaatagaaaaaaaatactgttcattcggttacaaaataaataaatttctaaaataaaagtagcttaagttactccttattacatcacctatcttccattgaaagtcccgtcaaaatcggtccagccgtttcagagatgagccggaacaaacaaacagacagataaaaattgtaaaaaatgttattttggtatatgtaccgtgtatacatccatttagtaaaaagcagttattttaatagtacaaacagacactccaattttatttatttgtatggattgaaaaaaaaattaatatccgTTGcactttttgaaattttttactattctgtgctaattttattaatttttcatttcataagtattttatacaaagtattagaaagcttaaaatagaaaatagctGAGTTTGTCAAGCGGATCTTTAGTTAGTACCACAGTTAGCGATATCACAGttagtgatttttttgtttcttgttaaatctctaaattttattttcaggtgaAAGCGGTGCCAGCTGTTATAGCGATAAGCAACGGTCTTATAGTCGATAAGTTTATTGGTCTAGTCGATACCGACatgatacaaaatttaatagacAAGATGTGCGGTAAAAAGAAAGACCCATAgactaagaatttttttttcactcagTTTATGTCACGCctcgaaaattattttagtaactggccatagataattttattttaattttagatttttattattttactaaatacgtacaaaaaaatagacattaaaaatatattttaaattcatatgtatattttatataattgagtgtagtttaatatatatagatacagcGGACAAACGGGTTGACAATATAAAGGAAGCTTATTTAGGATAAACGGTAAATGGGGTACCTACCATCTTATATTAACTACAAAAtgagttaaaaatatatgaaattatacACAGAATAATTGCCAtgcgtaaaaatattaaacataataagTGATACCATCAagtcataattacaaaaaaaaaatcaaagttttcacgaaataaaaataaaatacaaattatgacTGTTAATACTacgaattttttaaaacattcatATTTATCCAATGTActatcataaatatacataaaatgtttattatagaACCTAAGTCATTTGTCGCCTACtgctctaaaaaaaaaactttttgaataTGGAAcctattatatacaatatatgtatgaaattgtattcaatgatattaatttaataattattataaattactaataaattaaatatttagccAGACAATCTTTAAGCGAGATTGTTCTGTCTTTAGCTAAGTATAATCTTTCCTATTAATTAAGTTTCTCGGACGCTATGAAGTATGAATGTGATTGTCTATATTTTCACTGTTCATGTGTTTGTTctaaaaaaaacagacttctaAAATGTATTATATGGGTATAATGTATTATAAGCCAACAATCACTTGTCAGATCTCGCTCCATAAATGTAACctcatgacaagcaccagcttctgtatataaaaataatcatcgaaatcggtacactcgataaaaacttatgagtaaacagaaaaaaaaatacaactgaattgcgaacctcctcctttgtttgaagttggttaaaaaaaaacgtagttttataaatagtaacatgtaaatttttaaacatttataggTTTTCTGTGTTAATTAATTctatatgaaacatatacatgttattatgtattaaactaCATTTAAGCAAGCATCTTATATCAAAGCTTTTAAACTTCAACCCCCGTTCGAATACTACCGAATAATTCGCAATTGAACGATTCGTATATATAACGAATCGTTTTCTGAATATCGAGACCTGAAATTAATAGACAATTACAGACAAGTCATCTTTTAAATAATAGAGAATTCCAATGCGCCGGTTTCGcatgttttttctttatatataaaatattaaaataatcatgatgttattattagatttatatcGAATTGTAAATAACGCTTATTGAGTTAAAGTAAGTTATACGTTTACGATCgagttatttgtattgttaaaatttaataaagatattgTTATTGgcttatcttttgtttttttctttcttttcttgttttttctttattattttatcttctaaAATTTACATTGTATAACGTAGtcagtataattattattgaatttattaactTAACCATGTAATTGCATTATGAAATTGGATATAACAAAGCTTAAAGGAAATTAGACATATTTGTTATACCAAGTAATTTGTTTcgataagttttataaaatttgtttacgcTGTGTATCTGATTTCTGATCCAGGATGTTAGCTAGATTGCTTATAAACACCAAGTTCCAACTTTATGCTTATGAagtatcgttttttatttgctcCTATACTCTATCAGAGGAGTGCAAAGAATTCTTAATATGAGGTTCGATATTTTAAGGTAACACTACTTAGATGTAGATAACCTATTTAAATTGTTGATGTACCTTTTTATATAAGCACTTAAGTAGTTACTTTTGCATTAATGTAGAGGTTTTTAGACagtttatatttagattttagatagatctttgaataaatatatatgttgtaCTATGCTTATGATGAAATCCACGCCTAGTAACTTAGAAGGACCCACTTTTTGATaagaaaattgaatttaatgtttagttattaagtactaCAAACCGTTTACTGATATTATTACGATAGTCTTTTAGCTAGGTGCTTAGTATCCTTTCCGTAACACCCtgtattgaaatttaatttataaggcAAAGACCGATATTTTTGGTCGCCGCGGTCTTGACCACAAATAACAAACAGTTGTTTGGATTAACAACACATTATCAaacttttttacattattagttTGGCAAATAAGTGTACGCTTAATAATAAGCGGGTACTGTATCCCGTGGAAGTCTGTAAGACAAGAATCCTACCTCTTCCATCAGCACAACGCAATCCCAggaactctggctaccttactatAGGGACACAAGACTACTTGAGAATGGTATTATTTGGCTGTTGGTTGAAATTAATGCTCTTTCCCAGTAGGGTTGTACCAGATTTGAGCCAGATATTTTCTAGAGCAGGAACGTATAATACTTGAGAAATTCTAacgatataattatacaatcTGATTGTGCACGCTGCTGGACGCTTTGTGATCACTCTTAAGTCTTCACATCAGGAGCGGATCCACCGTTGTGGGTACGGTGGGCATGCTCACAACCATCAGCCGAAGTATTTACCCATTAATTTCCCCTGACTCGATTattttatcacttcagcctatcgcagtccactgctggagacaGGCAtctacaagtttgcgccaaaaatggcgtgaatttaTGTGTTGCCGATAGTtaccacgccgggcaggcgggttggtgaccgcagggctgtgtcgcaccgaagacgctgctgcccgtcttcggcctgtgtattgcaaagccagcagtgggatggttatcccgccatcggtcggctttttaagttccaaggtggtagtggaactgtgttatcccttagtctcctcttacgacacccacgggaagagagggggtggctatactctttactgccgtaaccacacagcatattatgTTATggaattatgaaataaatggaCTTAAAACAAGGTCAGCCGAAAAATTCAAAAACCACTTCCTCAAATGATTATTTCCATACCTAAGATGTACGGTAAAAGGGAAATAATCAAAATCCAAAGTTTTGATTGTTCATGAGCGAGTGCGTATTCCGACTAGCATTTCGCAGATTTTAGGGTGGCCGGTGACCACAGCCTTTTTCGAAAGCTGCATCCGCCCCTGATTCATATGTCCTTTGGCATGTAAGGCGTTCCGTACGATTTTGtcgacataaataaaataggataactttaataatagGATTCTTTTATGTCGATTTTTGGTACATTAGgtacttttttaatatgttatagcTAGTGAACTGAATTAACAAGTTTCAGATATAGTCGCTGGAATGTGTAATAAATGTAAACCctcttaaactacttattt
Protein-coding sequences here:
- the LOC123660823 gene encoding thioredoxin, mitochondrial, with amino-acid sequence MSSVICQGLRSPVRRLAALRKSKTISTSIVHNETILVKNNQEFVTKVMNNDKPVIVNFHADWCEPCKILTPKLKELIDPLTNLDLAIVDVEENADLVHTFEVKAVPAVIAISNGLIVDKFIGLVDTDMIQNLIDKMCGKKKDP